From Eptesicus fuscus isolate TK198812 chromosome 22, DD_ASM_mEF_20220401, whole genome shotgun sequence, a single genomic window includes:
- the LOC103291256 gene encoding late cornified envelope protein 3D-like, whose amino-acid sequence MSCQQNQQQCQPPPKCTPKCPSPKCPPKSPAQCLPPAPSGCALSSGGGCGPSSSEGGCCLSHLRHHRRSHRCRRQSSDSCDTGSGQHSGGSGCGHSSGGCC is encoded by the coding sequence ATGTCCTGCCAGCAGAACCAGCAGCAGTGCCagccccctcccaagtgcacccCCAAGTGCCCCTCCCCGAAGTGCCCCCCAAAGAGCCCAGCACAGTGtttgcccccagccccctctggCTGTGCTCTGAGCTCTGGGGGCGGCTGTGGCCCCAGCTCCTCTGAGGGTGGCTGCTGCCTGAGCCACCTCAGGCACCACCGCAGGTCCCACCGATGCAGGCGCCAGAGCTCCGACTCCTGTGACACTGGCAGTGGTCAGCATTCTGGGGGCTCGGGCTGTGGCCACAGCTCTGGGGGCTGCTGCTGA